ccagtccagcagacagcagtgtaactcagctcagtacagacctgactgaaacagctgtacttaccccagtgtgtgtagtttacagtctggatcctccagtccagcagacagcagtgtaactcagctcagtacagacctgactgaaacagctgtacttaccccagtgtgtgtagtttacagtctggatcctccagtccagcagacagcagtgtaactccTGAGTCCTGCAGGTCATTGTCTCTCAGCTCCAGTTGTTTCAGTTGTGAGTTGTGTGAACTCAGGACTGAGGCCAGATGTGAACAGCAACCCCCGCTCAGACCACACTGACCTACACTAGAGGGAGTAGAGAACAAACTTGAACGCTTGACTGAGGGGAGTAGaggaccagtggtggaaaaagtactcaattgtcatacttgtgtaaaagtacagataccttaatagaaaatgactcaagaaaaagtgtgtcacccagtaaaatactacttgagtaaaagtcttgaagtatttggttttaaatatacttaagtttcaaaagtaaatggaattgatgAAATGTACCTAAGTATTACAAGTTAAATTacaaatcattttaaattccttatatcaAGCTAAACCAGATTGCACAATTTTCTAGTTTATTTACGGAGAGCCAGGGGCGCAcgccatcactcagacatcatttacaaacaaagcatgtgtgtttagtgagtcctccagatcagaggcagtagggatgaccagggatgttctctgtttagtgagtcctccagatcagaggcagtagggatgaccagggatgttctcttgataagtgtgtgaattggacaattttcctgtcgaGCTAAGCATTAAAATGTAACGAgttcttttgggtgtcagggaaaatgtaaggagtaaaaagttcatcattttacatttaagtcatttagcatacgctcttatgctgagcgacttacagtagtgaatggatacattttattatttatttattatctcgtgattttctttaggaatatagtgaagtaaaactaaaagttgtcaaatataaatagtacagtaaagtacagatccCCGAAGTACTTTAAAGCACATACTGTAGAGGACATACTTGAACATTATGTTACGAACCCCTTTGGCCCAgcggtctaggggggatggatacgagacccgtaacataaatcatgcaaattataaatcgtgacaagtaacagtgagaaccaaaaaccacagacaactgaaatctaccgtcaaacactaaAGGTTTATTtgtaaacacacggtaatggggtgtgagaaaaggggctgagctggacccaagcaaagaaacaataatccaaaacacccctaagctagactagcctatttcaagaacagttagctaactaaccaaaaatacagagggtggtccgcccagttctaactagggtacttagacacagtattcctacgggtaatgtatgcccatgggcgacttgtcttggtacccccttttcccaccaaacaaacaatcaaacaacaaaacaatactcacaggattaccggacaaatgtgacatgcagttgcaaaaacaaaagagatcaatacgGAGAGAGCGcttgagagaatgaacacaaagattgatctcaGATTGAGAATGCGCTTGCGAGATAATgagctggggagaaaacaactgactgggtttttaaaccaagggaaaggggctgtgattgggtgaggaaaggggagcaggtgtcttctgattggggactggttgatgactgattggggagagATGATTttcacctgtgaggaggagaaggagagaaaagaaacaggatacacacttgtatccgtaacactagcaacacacactcaaacactcaccccagtgtgtgtactttacagtctggatcctccagtccagcagacagcagtgtaactccTGAGTCCTGCAGGTCATTGTCTCTCAGCTCCAGTTGTTTCAGTTGTGAGTTGGGTGAACTCAGGACTGAGGCCAGAACTGAACAGCAACCCTCTGTCAGACCACACTGACCTACACTAGAGGGCAGAAGAGCACATGATTAACACATGTTTAAAACATCCACATAATAACTCATACTGAAGATAGTTAACTCACACTAGTGTCTGTATGTTGCAGAGTGGACTGGTTAGTCCAACacagagcagctccactcctctgtctccgaGGTAATTGTAGCTGAGGTCCAGTTCTCTCAGGGGTGAGTTTGATGTCTGCAGAGCTGAGGTCAGAGTCTCACAGGATTCATATGTGAGTTTACAGCCAGctagtctggagagaggagatatgtCGATACACTGTTAAATATGCAAAGATTTAAGAATAATGAGATGCATTAAGACAATAACAGAAGGACATGATTAGACTGTTAAAAACATAATAACTCACTCAAGATATTTAACCTTAGTTTCATATATTGATTACATCGTATGTATGTTTCTGCATATTTACCAAtatgttcagaaaatgttaaaAACATAATTACTACAAATATATAAACACTATAAAGACAGAGGATACTGAAGATATTTAACTCACACTAGTGTCTGTATGTTGCGGAGTGGACTGGTTAGTCCAACacagagcagctccactcctctgtctctcaggtCATTGTTGCTGAGGTTCAGTTCTCTCAGGGGGGAGTTTGGTGTCTGCAGAACTGAGGCCAGAGTCTCACAGGATTCATATGTGAGTTTACAGTGAtccagtctggagagaggagataatCTGTCAGATATACAAATCCTTCATTATAATGATACTTTATACATCaacacaataacagaacttacagtgcTCTCTTGCAGGTTTTCACTACCGGCAGCAACCTCTGATAACCTTCCTTTGTTGTGTTGTATGTCTTCAGGTCAAactcctccagcacctcctcTGACATCAGTAACAGGTAGGCCAGGGCTGAACATTGGTCAGGTTTTAGTCTTGTTTCTGAAAGAGTTCCTGATCGCAGGGAGGTCTGCATGTCTTCAACTAGAGAGTTGGCAccaagttcattcagacagtggaacaagtTGATGATCCTTTCTGGTGAGGATTCCTGGTTGATCTTGTATGAAAGGTACCTGACTGTTCTCTCAACTGTTTCCTCATTTGTCTGTGTGGTACTTCCTGTCTGTGGCAGAAGGCCTCGTAACagattctgattggactccaATGAGagacccagaaggaagcggaggaacaggtccaggtgTCCATTCTCACTCTTCAAGGCCTGGTCCACCGTGCTCTCGTGTAAGTCAGACAACTGGATTGACTCCTCTTCATCATCGTCATACTTCTCGTCTTCATCATCATAGTAAAAATTATCACTAGTGGGGGTGATGTCCTTTTTGTACAGACATGATTCTAAAGCATGCACTGCTgctagaaactcctgaatgctcagatgcacaAAGCTGTAGACCTTCTCTTGGTACAGCCCAGATTCTTCTTTAAAGATCTCTGTACACAATGCTGAGTACTCTGATGCCTCTGTGACATCAAGGCCACACTCTCTCAGGTCCTCCTCATAGAAGATCAGGTTGCCCTTCTGCAGCTGTCGGAAAGCCAGCTTGGCCAGTTTCAGGATCATCTCTTTGTCTGACTGAGACAGTTCCTTTGGGTTTGTCTCTGTGGCTTTGTTGTACTTCCTGTTCTTCACAATGATTTGGATGAGCACGAAGTGTGAGTACATCTGGGTCAGAGTTTTGGGGACTTCATCCTTCTCTGCCTCTTTCAGCATCATCTCAAGGACAGTGGCTgatatccaacagaagactggcatgtggcacatgatgtggaggctccttgatgtcttcatGTGTTTGATGATATCATTGGCCAGATTCTGATCTGGGATTTTCTTCCTGAaatactcctccttctgtggatcATTGAACCCttgtacctctgtcacctggtcaacacactcaggagggatctgattggctgctgcaggCCTTGAGGTTATCCAgacgagagcagagggaagcagattcccCTCGATGAGGTTTGTCAGCAGCACGTCCACTGAGGTTGGCTTCGTGACATCACAGCACTTCTCATTGTTTTTGAAGTCTAGAGgaagtcggcactcatccagaccatcaaaaatGAAAACAGTTTTGGTTTCACCATCTTCAATGCTGTCAATCTCTTTCAGCTCTGGGAAGTAGTGGGAAAGAAGTTGCATTAGACTGTATTGGTCCTTTTTCAGGTTCAGATCACGGAAAGGAAGAGGAAACATGAAATTAAcgtcctgatttgcttttccctcTGCCCAGTCAAGGATgaccttctgcacagagactgtttttccaatgccagcgattccttttgtcagcacagttctgatagggTTGTCTTGTCCAGGTAAAGGCTTGAAGATGTCGTTGCATTTGATTGATGTCTCTCGTGTGGTTTGTTTCTTGGATGCCATCTCTATCTGTctaacctcatgttcattattgagccctccacttccaccctctgtgatgtagagctctgtgtagatgtcCTTTAACAGACTTTGGTTTCCATGGTGTCCAATTCCTTCAGATGTGTGTTGATACTTGTGTTTCAGTTTAGCCTTAATGTCTTGTTGGACTGTCAGCAGAGTTTGACCTGTAGGAAAACAATGAGAGTTGGGActcataagtgtgtgtgtatgtgttttataAGGGCCTTTGCACCGTTCTTTGTTATATTGTATGAAATACAGTCTTACTTCTTCTGTCCAGAAGGTTGTGTGTGATCTTTAATGCATCCTCGCTGTCCAAACTCTCCCCTTCCTTATTGTCATCTGGTATTGGTTCCTGGCTGAAAGCAGGTGGCTGATCACTCGTCATTGATAGCAGGCTGGTTGTAGGGGACTCTGCTCTGGGCTTCTGGACACTGAACAAAACAGGGAGGCAGATCACCTCATCAATATCTCATCAATATCTCATCAATACCTCATCAATATCTCATCAATACCTCATCAATACCTCATCAATACCTCATCAATACCCCATCTACTTCCTTTTAACAACTGTATAATGGAACTTCTAGAAGTCCTGATGTTTCTTTATAAAGCTACAGTTTCCAATTGGTAAATCCATTTCTGGcattttaaatgaatgatatagaCCTACATTTTATGTAATTCGGGAACACTTTTCATTAGTTTGATATTTTTAAGAGAACTCTGTATTTTACATGTAATCTCTTACCTCTTAGAACTGGTGTCTTGAGTCATTTTGGAggcagtggtctcctcctctctctccccagaaagACTCGTTTTAGAggcagtggtctcctcctctctctccaaagAGAGGCTCATTTTATTggcagtggtctcctcctctctctccccagagagactcatatTAGATGTAAGTCACAGCTCACTCAGCTACAATAAGAAATAACAGAACAGTCAATATTTCTGAACATTGAAGAACCAATAAGAATGACAACACTTTTACGGTCTGTGGTCAACTAAAATACATTATAGACATCTACTTTACATTGAAAGACGGTAGTAGACATTATAATGTGCAATCAATCGCCTATAACAACTCACTACCTCATAGCCTATAACATCACATATTAATTAGGCTAATCAATATAAATCAACATAAAAGCCTACAATTATTATTCTTGAAAGTTGAAATCAGTATTGTAATAACTTTACAATTCTGCGGATGTTTAACCCCCTAAATCACCTCTCTCTACAATAGCCTAACTTCTCAAACACTTTTCTATAATAAATTGTAAAAGGCTACAAACCTCAAACATGTTTCTTCGACCGTTATTTCTCTACTTCCTTATAAAATGTTGGCTACTTCCGATTTCAACACAGTCGACGCGTTCAACACATATAGGTTTATATTATATGTTCATATTTATGTAACATTAagtcccctaacccagacgatgctgggccaaattgtgcgctgccctacggGTCTCCAGATCACGGTCGGTTACAGCCCGCGATCGAACCCGGGTATGTAgtgatgcagtggcttagaccgctgcgctactcgggagcttAAGTTAAAATAGTTGACAGATATTTCTTCCTAACCCTTTAAGAGAATACAGCCTACACACCATCGTTTCTTGTTCTGGTTTAGTAGTAGCCTACAAGGTGACACGCATTGCTTTGTTATGCAAGAAAATGTCCAAAAATTGACACATTGGTTTGTCTGGCAAGTCCGTTTGATtatgcaataataataataattcagagTTGAACTGACTTTTGGAAACCCTGATTTAGTCAACATTTACATCGTTTATGTGCCAATTGTTGCATATCACTTTTACTTGACCGACTTGACGAGACGGACTAGTTTCTTTAGCGACAGATTTACAAAATTCCGACGCACGTCGTCTTTCAGGAATTGAAACAAAGCAAATTGTCGACTGTGTTGGGGATCATCGGATAGCAAATCACGATAATGTGCAATCAATCACCTATAACAACAACTCACTACCTCATAGCCTATAACATCACATCATATTAATTAGGACAATCAATATAAATCAACATAAAACCCTACAATTATTATTCTTGAAAGTTGAAATCAGTATTGTAATAACTTTACAATTCTGCGGATGTTTAACCCCCTAAATCACCTCCCTCTACAATAGTCTAAGTTCTCAAACACTTTTCTATAATAAATTGTAAAAGGCTACAAACCTCAAACATGTTTCTTCGACCGTTATTTCTCTACTTCCTTATAAAATGTTGGCTACTTCCCATTTCAACACAGTCGACGCGTTCAACACGTATAGGTTGTTTTTATATTATATGTTCATATTTATGTCATATAAAGTCTTCATACACTTCATGCAGGTGTTCAGCCCATAAATTCATATTGTATCTGGTAAAAGTGGATTTGTATTAATGTGATGTGATTGAGTGATGTTTTGCAGTGCTACCAGCAGAGGGCAGTGGGACAACAACCAGGTTCGGCAGAAGGACGCTGGACGGGTCATATCTGTGTTGTTATGGTAACATGATAGGATGGGGAACCAATGATAGACAATGATTCTGCAGAACCCCAAAACAGACTGATTATAATGTCTAGTATATGATGTTACATTGAAATAATCACATTTATTAAAGACCAACTCACAGAGACACATAAATACATTCCATgccttttcattttatttattgaaaAGGAATTTGACAGGGATTCTGCACATCAATCAACATTTCTGTAAATGTAACAgatttagccagttagctagttTTCAACTGTAGTCCCTGGGCAGGAagataaacattttaaataaaactaaataaatgtttttgcacTAACACAACTGATTCTTCTAATCAAAGGCTTGATGATAATTAGTTAATTAGTTTAATCTAAGGTGTTCGTTCTCGGTAAAAACTAAAACATGCAGCCCTTtggggtcccagaggagaggtttggaataCACTGACTTAGAATAATGTGATACAAATTAACTCATTATTTATTAATTATCTCACcaattcacacacagacacacacacacacacacacacacacacacacacactccttcccgCTAAATTTAGACCATGTGTATGCAcagtttctagtggttgaagtattGCATTTCAAGAAGGCCAGTAGATTAGTATTTAGTGTAAATGTGGGATATGATGGACACGCTTATTCATAACAATAAAAAGGTTAATAACAAGATGCAGTAATTTACCGTTACTGAGAAGAGAGAAAATCCATTCCGTTAATCTTTGCATTTTAAAATAATTAGAAATATCCATCTCTTTCCTcggcttttatttattttgtttccaTGATTGTTGCataataaattcctcaccttttctgtgATGGTTTCATACTCACGAGGTAGCATATAGGCCTACAACGAGGTTACCATTCCTCCCATCTCTCGTTTAATTGGACCCACTTCACAGCAGTAAATAGATAAGCTATTTCAAGTATTTTGATCTATGTAAAATACCAGGGGCATCATTTGTAAACGTTGTCTACACACAAAATATGCCACAAAACATCCATGCGCCAGTTTTCACGGAAATGTTGTCATTTATAAAAAGTGAACTTGACATGAGAATGTGCTAATCCTCCCGCTAACTTTAGACCAGGCGTCCTTAcagtttctagtggttgaagtCTTGCATTGCAAGAAGGCTAAAGTAGACTAGTAGTAGCCTGGTGCAGATGGGGAATATATGACGAGACTCTTATTCAGAACTAAAGAACAGGTAGACCTGGCTAAATATAATAACAAGATGCAATCATTAGCTGTTAGTGAGAAGAGCGAAAATCGATGTATCTTTACATTCTATAATAATTAGAAGTAGGCATACATTTCctgttatttatttcatttccatGATCATTGCAGAATAAATCCTATACTCGCCAAATATCCTATAGGCCTATAACAAGTTAGGATTGGCTACTATTCGtcccatctctcatttaattggatcCACTTCACAGTAGTAAATAGATAAACTGCGGTATTTCAAGCAGACTATTTTGCTCTATGCTATCCGATCCGAAGCGGAGTTTAACGTTAGAACAGACTATTCACCTTTTCTCTTGACGTTTGTAGGCTATGTCTGAATATTGTAATGTGACATTTCTTGCGTAGACAATATTTCATTTATAAACATAAAACATTGTCATAATCATTGAGTAATAAATTCTTCACCTTTTGTGGCCATGATGAGGTCATATTCCTGATGTAGTCATACAACAAATTACCATGCGCATTTCTCATTTAATTGGGCCTATTAGTAGCGTCTTTTGAACATAACATAACCTACCACCTTCACATTAAGAGTAGAAGTCTTCTCTGTTCACATAGTCTATCACCTTCACAGTAAGAGTAGAAGTCTTCTCTGTTCACGTAGTCTATCACCTTCACATTAAGAGTAGAAGCCTAGTTGAACTCGTTTTGGGGTGGTGATTTCATGGTGATGTGGGTGCCGTCTGTTGCTCTGTTCGTATTTGGGAACCCATTGATGGCAAAGAAACCCTTCATCCAGTTGTGTGATGGTATAAATTGTATGTTACACGTTAACTGATGATTATATCCAAAACATTGTCTCATCGAGTGATGTGTGATGCCGCTGGCAGATCAGAAAGCTTCCTCTGAAAAGTGCCCGTTACCAAAAACCCGAGGGTGGATAGCACTTTGACGTGCACCCGAATGACATGGCTTTTGCCTTTCTATGGTAGGTCTTAAATCCTCGCAAAGATGCTATGAGATTGGTTTTGCCAAGGGATATCTGATAAGCCAATCTGTACTTTCTGCTAAAAAGTCCCACCTGTCTGTAAAAACGTGCTCTCTATGAAATGCAGCGGTGCCAAATCTTCCAACAGAGCAGATCAGACATCTCTCATTGGATTTCCATTATCTCAGTCTGTTATAGTATTatatttcatgtgtctgaatgtacaatctgtttccatttcatgtgtctgaaggtacaaactgtttccatttcatgtgtctgaaatTACAAACTCTGCCTCCCGGTGGGCCTGGGGAGGAAATCAAGTGCACCATgttaccgctggccaatcagattgctCAGATGACCGAGcctgcagtaacgtagcaggcataaaagaaagctacGGCAAAactgatactgtgagatttcaaaacgtttaaaaccatgactagaaagagactgtcaacgaatgcagcaaagagatgctgtttatgagtgagttcatattaagttcttactcagcacagtcaacactttgtattcaacacttctataagccataaaatgcgcgttgttcctatttccactcagctgtgcctcacaagtaatacacaatggatctattaccggtgtgatcatacaGCCTacctcaaatatatatatttttaaatgtcccgaacaacaatgcattggcaggtaaattcaagcaaagccagtatgcggtgataatgtattgggcctgtaGTTTACTGCActaacctcattgctacagaacagtttttaattggttaatgttgcataggcttacatttaTTAAGTCATGGTAATAAAATATCAGAGCGGTAGATCTCTGCTTACATTtagactcagaaagtgatcttgactcagaaaaggttggtgaccactgctctgtGCGATCCGATCCGAAGCGCATTTTAACGTTACAACAGACGACTCACCTTTTCCATTGCCGTTTGTAGTCTACGTCTGAATATTGTAATGTGACATTTCTTGCGTAGACAATTTAATTTATAAACATAAAACTTTATCATAATCATTGCgtaataaattcctcaccttttgTGGCCATGATGAGGTCATATTCCTGATGTAGTCATACAACTAATTACCATGCGCATTTCTCATTTAATTGGGCCTATTAGATAGGCTATTATTTAAAGTTTATGCAGATGACATTGTGCGCGGTTTATAACATACTGCAGAATGTAACAGGTGAACAGACAGCTGATCTGGTTTATAAAATACAGCAGAATGTAACAGGTGAACAGACAGCTGATCTGGTTTATAACATACAGCAGAATGTAACAGGTGAACAGACAGCTGATCTGGTTTATAACATACAGCAGAATGTAACAGGTGAACAGACAGCTGATCTGGTTTATAACATACAGCAGAATGTAACAGGTGAACAGACAGCTGATCTGGTTTATAACATACAGCAGAATGTAACAGGTGAACAGACAGCTGATCTTCAGAAAGAACAAGTCGTGCTTTCTACCTGGCCACCACATTCAGTAGCGTCTTTTACAAATAACATTACCTATCATCACATTCACATTAAGAGTAGAAGTCTTCTCTGTTCACATAGTCTATCACCTTCACATTAAGAGTAGAAGCCTAGTTGAACTCGTTTTGGGATGGTGATTTCATGGTGATGTGGGTGCCGTCTATTTCTCCATTCGTATTTGGGAACCCTTTGATGGCAAAGAAACCCCTCTTAACCTGTTGCGCATGTGAGATGCCTCTGGCTGAAAAGGTCCTGTTGCCAAAAACCCAAGGATGGAAACTTTGGATTTCCATTACAGAGGTGACAAATCTTCCAACAGAGCAGATCAGACATCTCATTGGATTTCCATTATCTCAGTCTGTTATAGTATTTACACAATAGTTTACCTTTCACACGTACCTCTAATTTAATACATTTCTGTACTTTATATTGGTTATTATTATATCAAATGCACTGATGTGGTcaaatgatatatagcctgtCAAGTCGTGTTGCATGAATTCACAATGTAAATACAATTCAATTTAAAAATAATGTCATTATTACTCACAATTTCACACATTTTCAACATTCAGTATATTTTCCCCATTCTACACCTGACAAGCAGTTCCCTTATTCCACCACTTGGCACTGTTCTGTTCGTATGCATGGTAATGGGGCTGAACACTGTCAAGATAACATTTATATTGATAAATCTCACACTTTGCGTGGTAATGATCCCTTGCATGGTTTACACACAGATTAGTGCCTATGTATGATtaataaatgaggcccctggttatgaataattataataataacagtaataataatcATTATTTTGATTAGAAGAATAATCTCAAAGTGCATAAAATAAACTAGAAAATAAAGTTGAACAAACACATTAGTATGTTTGGGGCGTTTGAACCAGAATTGTATTTTAGACAACAGGACAGCAACAAAACCATGATAAGACGGGAGAAACATTCAAACTCAATAAAACCATAGCTGGTTTGTTGTTACTGATGACCACCATGGATCACTTCCTCATTTACCCTACCACACAATTTACCCTACCACACCCCCCATGGATCACTTCCTCATTTACCCATTACCcaaacagactcttaccctgcccccaccacccaacagactcttaccctgccccccaccacccaacatactcttaccctgtccccaccacccaacagactcttaccctgcccccaccacccaacagactcttaccctgtccccaccacccaacagactgttaccctgtccccaccacccaacagactcttaccctgtccccaccaccca
This region of Salmo trutta unplaced genomic scaffold, fSalTru1.1, whole genome shotgun sequence genomic DNA includes:
- the LOC115189440 gene encoding protein NLRC3-like, whose translation is MSLSGEREEETTANKMSLSLEREEETTASKTSLSGEREEETTASKMTQDTSSKSVQKPRAESPTTSLLSMTSDQPPAFSQEPIPDDNKEGESLDSEDALKITHNLLDRRSQTLLTVQQDIKAKLKHKYQHTSEGIGHHGNQSLLKDIYTELYITEGGSGGLNNEHEVRQIEMASKKQTTRETSIKCNDIFKPLPGQDNPIRTVLTKGIAGIGKTVSVQKVILDWAEGKANQDVNFMFPLPFRDLNLKKDQYSLMQLLSHYFPELKEIDSIEDGETKTVFIFDGLDECRLPLDFKNNEKCCDVTKPTSVDVLLTNLIEGNLLPSALVWITSRPAAANQIPPECVDQVTEVQGFNDPQKEEYFRKKIPDQNLANDIIKHMKTSRSLHIMCHMPVFCWISATVLEMMLKEAEKDEVPKTLTQMYSHFVLIQIIVKNRKYNKATETNPKELSQSDKEMILKLAKLAFRQLQKGNLIFYEEDLRECGLDVTEASEYSALCTEIFKEESGLYQEKVYSFVHLSIQEFLAAVHALESCLYKKDITPTSDNFYYDDEDEKYDDDEEESIQLSDLHESTVDQALKSENGHLDLFLRFLLGLSLESNQNLLRGLLPQTGSTTQTNEETVERTVRYLSYKINQESSPERIINLFHCLNELGANSLVEDMQTSLRSGTLSETRLKPDQCSALAYLLLMSEEVLEEFDLKTYNTTKEGYQRLLPVVKTCKRALLAGCKLTYESCETLTSALQTSNSPLRELDLSYNYLGDRGVELLCVGLTSPLCNIQTLVVGQCGLSGGCCSHLASVLSSHNSQLKQLELRDNDLQDSGVTLLSAGLEDPDCKLHTLGLSGCLVTEEGCTALSSALRSNPCHLKALDLSYNHPGDSAGGLLSAALVDPTYKLMKLNVDHGGECRLKSGLRKYACHLTLDPNTVNPNLILSEGNRKVTCVKEKQHYEDHPDRFDCSPQVLSREGLSGSLYYWEVERDGDRDGDQIYIGVMYKGMKRKGRESDRWIGFNRKSWCLFCYDKGYHFYHAGVRTRSIPRPHSKRVGVFLHCPAGILSFYSVSSSGTLTHLYTFYSTFTEPLYPGFGVYSFSPSSVTLCQIDDQHIQRDHGGESWIKPG